One Natrinema longum genomic window carries:
- a CDS encoding tyrosine-type recombinase/integrase — MNLKQHENRDDMKVWLSQNEVEQLLEAADGTQQRIAFALGARCGLRSHEVLDVAPEDIVDTDAGTMLRVWHGKGDKFRETPVPRDLATTIRTVDDVRDAPTSSSLVEITSTRSLRRWVRSAANQLYDKTEDAGWNHLGFHDLRRTWATALASADVDPLLVCDWGGWNDLETFLEHYRGSYSPEAQQRERNKVDWL, encoded by the coding sequence ATGAATCTGAAACAGCACGAGAATCGCGACGATATGAAGGTCTGGCTCAGCCAGAACGAAGTAGAACAGTTGCTCGAGGCTGCCGATGGAACCCAGCAGCGGATCGCGTTCGCGCTCGGTGCCCGCTGCGGCCTCCGCTCACACGAAGTCCTCGACGTCGCTCCTGAGGATATCGTCGATACTGATGCCGGAACGATGCTCCGCGTCTGGCACGGGAAAGGGGACAAGTTCCGCGAGACGCCAGTCCCGCGAGATCTGGCGACGACCATCCGTACTGTCGACGACGTCCGCGACGCGCCGACCAGCTCGTCGCTCGTCGAGATCACGAGTACTCGATCGCTTCGCCGGTGGGTTCGATCGGCGGCTAACCAGCTGTATGACAAGACGGAAGACGCCGGATGGAATCATCTCGGCTTTCACGACCTCCGACGGACCTGGGCGACTGCACTTGCCTCCGCTGACGTCGATCCGCTCTTGGTGTGTGATTGGGGAGGATGGAATGATCTTGAGACCTTCCTTGAACACTACCGGGGAAGTTATAGCCCAGAGGCACAACAACGAGAGAGAAATAAGGTTGATTGGCTTTAG